In a genomic window of Helianthus annuus cultivar XRQ/B chromosome 10, HanXRQr2.0-SUNRISE, whole genome shotgun sequence:
- the LOC110882009 gene encoding uncharacterized protein LOC110882009, with translation MAIWEAGSATNLRLMCCPLCKSDRDSRDHLFFQCVYASDVWRLVRHLVDMENVTDTWDSIMQWMELNANSGTMDNIISKILVAAATYFVWQERNNRLFSHNQRSASVLAKVVIETVRLRIMGFRFGRDPKQKKILDRWLVSKNNIEVDPG, from the coding sequence ATGGCCATTTGGGAAGCGGGTAGTGCTACTAATTTGCGTCTTATGTGTTGCCCTCTATGCAAGTCTGACCGTGATTCAAGAGACCACTTGTTCTTTCAATGTGTATATGCTTCAGACGTTTGGAGATTGGTCAGGCATTTGGTTGACATGGAGAATGTTACGGATACCTGGGATTCTATCATGCAATGGATGGAGCTTAATGCTAATTCTGGAACTATGGATAACATCATTAGTAAGATCCTGGTAGCGGCTGCAACGTACTTTGTTTGGCAGGAAAGAAATAACAGGTTATTTTCTCATAATCAGCGGAGTGCGAGTGTGCTTGCAAAGGTTGTCATTGAGACGGTTCGACTCAGGATTATGGGGTTCCGGTTTGGTAGAGACCCGAAACAAAAGAAGATTTTGGATAGGTGGCTGGTCTCGAAGAACAACATAGAGGTTGATCCCGGCTAG